The Helianthus annuus cultivar XRQ/B chromosome 11, HanXRQr2.0-SUNRISE, whole genome shotgun sequence region ACATTTGATCATCCATAAGGGTAATGCATCGCGGGTTGCATCCGAAAAACCATGCTGTCCGGTACAGCGTAAAATTCGTTTAAACCACCACTGCCGCCGCTACCACCCGTTCTAAACCCCACATTACCTATGTACTGGGAAGAAGTGAAGTTGTTACCATTTGTTTGCTGGAATCCTGTAGATGCACTACTAGGCTGATTCCACTGAAATTTACATTGCTCAGGAGATGTTCTTCGGTTCTTTGGTGAAGAAAGTTGACTTTCGTTGACATTAACCGTTGTTATATCATGAATGCTCGCTCTCCGTTTATCTTTCCCACCCGAAAGCTGTCGGATGAAATACTTTTGAGCGTGGCTTGCAACCTGTGTCGGTGTTCTTGTCACGACATAATTTCGCGATATGTTTCGCCAATCGCCTTTTCCATATTTTTTTAGCCCCAAAAGAAACAATCTACAATCAAATCCCCAAATTACCCATTTCAGAATTTGAACCATTTTTCTAAACcgaatttaaatataaaaaatcaaCAACAATATGTTAAATTTAGCCTCTTGTGGAAATGCACGGGGATACCCCCACACTAACGCATGTAGGAGCCTCGTGCATTGGGTTTGCACTTTAATCTGTAaagtaaaaatgaaaaataaaaaataaaaaagaaactaaGAAATATGGGAGGTTAGACTTACTTATGCTCTTCTTCGGTCCAAGGAACTCCTTTTTTCCGTTCTTGTTCAAGAGGGCGGCTGGAGGTCACCCCAGCCGCCCCAGCCAGCGGAGACCTCATCCCTCCGCTAGCACAAGTCGGAGATTTGCTCTGATCAAACCCATGACTGTTCACCCACTCTAAACTAAAAGGACAAGTGTTGTTAATGTTAATactaatgttattattattattattattattattatacctATATTTCGGATAAAACCCTGCTTCAATACTACTAACATCATCTTCCAACTCCTTATACTG contains the following coding sequences:
- the LOC110890437 gene encoding transcription factor DIVARICATA isoform X2, with product MKWETDIVSNSTSLMMDESLKSTIWNPVENKLFENALAKFDNDTPDRWQRVAEMVPGKTVADVIRQYKELEDDVSSIEAGFYPKYSLEWVNSHGFDQSKSPTCASGGMRSPLAGAAGVTSSRPLEQERKKGVPWTEEEHKLFLLGLKKYGKGDWRNISRNYVVTRTPTQVASHAQKYFIRQLSGGKDKRRASIHDITTVNVNESQLSSPKNRRTSPEQCKFQWNQPSSASTGFQQTNGNNFTSSQYIGNVGFRTGGSGGSGGLNEFYAVPDSMVFRMQPAMHYPYG
- the LOC110890437 gene encoding transcription factor DIVARICATA isoform X1 — encoded protein: MKWETDIVSNSTSLMMDESLKSTIWNPVENKLFENALAKFDNDTPDRWQRVAEMVPGKTVADVIRQYKELEDDVSSIEAGFYPKYRYNNNNNNNNNISININNTCPFSLEWVNSHGFDQSKSPTCASGGMRSPLAGAAGVTSSRPLEQERKKGVPWTEEEHKLFLLGLKKYGKGDWRNISRNYVVTRTPTQVASHAQKYFIRQLSGGKDKRRASIHDITTVNVNESQLSSPKNRRTSPEQCKFQWNQPSSASTGFQQTNGNNFTSSQYIGNVGFRTGGSGGSGGLNEFYAVPDSMVFRMQPAMHYPYG